Proteins from a single region of Oreochromis niloticus isolate F11D_XX linkage group LG7, O_niloticus_UMD_NMBU, whole genome shotgun sequence:
- the cimap1b gene encoding ciliary microtubule associated protein 1B isoform X2: MMKADPWVGTWRPHKPRGPIAALYGSPGPKYALPGLTGVSQHDPTKYKAPMFSFGMRRKEVNNNFSPGPRYLIPTNMTREGLSNQPAFSLHGRPKEPKFFEPPGPGQYSPEHSAKWIYRSAPAYSLLARHKELGGNKTPGPATYSLPPVIGMNTAVASSAPCFSIRGRNKIGTFYDDQSKTPGPAAYKVVDPSIYGQKPPQFSMTGRNFTPGETTAKPGPGAYNPEQVNLTKSKAPSFTFGLRHSEYILPVSPWEC; encoded by the exons ATGATGAAGGCTGATCCCTGGGTTGGCACCTGGAGGCCCCACAAGCCAAGAGGTCCTATAGCTGCCCTCTATGGTAGCCCGGGGCCCAAGTATGCACTGCCTGGACTCACAG GTGTGTCTCAGCACGACCCTACTAAATACAAAGCCCCAATGTTCAGCTTTGGGATGCGTCGTAAGGAGGTCAATAATAACTTTTCCCCTGGGCCAAGATACCTGATTCCCACCAACATGACCAGAGAGGGCCTGAGTAACCAGCCTGCATTTTCACTCCATGGCCGTCCAAAGGAGCCCAAGTTCTTCGAGCCTCCTGGACCAG GTCAATATTCCCCAGAGCACTCAGCAAAGTGGATCTACCGCTCTGCGCCTGCTTATTCACTGTTAGCCAGGCACAAGGAATTAGGTGGCAACAAAACACCAG GTCCTGCGACCTATTCTCTGCCTCCCGTGATAGGGATGAACACTGCGGTTGCATCTTCTGCTCCCTGCTTCTCAATACGTGGCCGCAACAAAATCGGAACCTTCTACGACGACCAAAGCAAG ACTCCTGGCCCTGCTGCCTATAAAGTTGTGGACCCCAGTATTTATGGGCAGAAGCCTCCTCAATTCAGCATGACAGGTCGCAACTTCACTCCCGGTGAAACCACAGCGAAACCAGGACCAGGAGCATACAACCCTGAGCAA GTAAACCTCACAAAAAGCAAAGCCCCGAGTTTTACCTTTGGATTGCGTCATTCTGAGTACATCCTACCAGTCAGTCCCTGGGAATGTTGA
- the cimap1b gene encoding ciliary microtubule associated protein 1B isoform X1: protein MRKSVMMKADPWVGTWRPHKPRGPIAALYGSPGPKYALPGLTGVSQHDPTKYKAPMFSFGMRRKEVNNNFSPGPRYLIPTNMTREGLSNQPAFSLHGRPKEPKFFEPPGPGQYSPEHSAKWIYRSAPAYSLLARHKELGGNKTPGPATYSLPPVIGMNTAVASSAPCFSIRGRNKIGTFYDDQSKTPGPAAYKVVDPSIYGQKPPQFSMTGRNFTPGETTAKPGPGAYNPEQVNLTKSKAPSFTFGLRHSEYILPVSPWEC from the exons ATGAGAAAAAGC GTAATGATGAAGGCTGATCCCTGGGTTGGCACCTGGAGGCCCCACAAGCCAAGAGGTCCTATAGCTGCCCTCTATGGTAGCCCGGGGCCCAAGTATGCACTGCCTGGACTCACAG GTGTGTCTCAGCACGACCCTACTAAATACAAAGCCCCAATGTTCAGCTTTGGGATGCGTCGTAAGGAGGTCAATAATAACTTTTCCCCTGGGCCAAGATACCTGATTCCCACCAACATGACCAGAGAGGGCCTGAGTAACCAGCCTGCATTTTCACTCCATGGCCGTCCAAAGGAGCCCAAGTTCTTCGAGCCTCCTGGACCAG GTCAATATTCCCCAGAGCACTCAGCAAAGTGGATCTACCGCTCTGCGCCTGCTTATTCACTGTTAGCCAGGCACAAGGAATTAGGTGGCAACAAAACACCAG GTCCTGCGACCTATTCTCTGCCTCCCGTGATAGGGATGAACACTGCGGTTGCATCTTCTGCTCCCTGCTTCTCAATACGTGGCCGCAACAAAATCGGAACCTTCTACGACGACCAAAGCAAG ACTCCTGGCCCTGCTGCCTATAAAGTTGTGGACCCCAGTATTTATGGGCAGAAGCCTCCTCAATTCAGCATGACAGGTCGCAACTTCACTCCCGGTGAAACCACAGCGAAACCAGGACCAGGAGCATACAACCCTGAGCAA GTAAACCTCACAAAAAGCAAAGCCCCGAGTTTTACCTTTGGATTGCGTCATTCTGAGTACATCCTACCAGTCAGTCCCTGGGAATGTTGA
- the zgc:77752 gene encoding LOW QUALITY PROTEIN: protein tyrosine phosphatase domain-containing protein 1 (The sequence of the model RefSeq protein was modified relative to this genomic sequence to represent the inferred CDS: deleted 2 bases in 2 codons), translated as MPTLTPHIPVPQPTYSQARENLVKAIPPKLLCLLACGGKDCRYEGPECWKLNQQVIRGIFSSWVTDDIVAMARPSSYLIEKYNIIDQFQRLNIRSIINMQLPGEHAHCGPPLDPESGFTYSPQIFMDNDIYFYNFGMPDFGVSSLVGLIDAVKVIAFAVREGRVAVHCHAGLGRTGVLIACYLIYTLRISPSEAVHFVRIKRPRSIQTRAQISKVFDFARLLGTQLVQYPDLSLRHGAPFTLQHYLNRQALLLHGKEARNLRQTPKVLYLLCVRLSCLALGLPSPPEVYAELDKRSALRVLSSTVRETLVSKQYLPLLREGHRSSWAGSGSMSSWDDPLGFLERKREVLMDKRSYSDSDLSKITVNEGSELNPYCTTALGDEKHWCLPERMRADLRPVSPVFGGLSSGYQTTKKETHILNIPVSSMRTNSSCAKQSKCKAKKALPKYSSNVELCRNPHNLGPTSTARPVAKAMAEQGPPGETVLQRSALLQEELNSSECGWALLVTESDPHVLCCLLWTWLEKLREPVLSAEDIERLSIRASNRNPLSVLKKPQRHTIYCVLSCVSTVTSLCPHREEAVLHRLIRALTRRSQEEMESLAPLMKVMKATLRETFHNYRYFTRACSTNATL; from the exons ATGCCGACGTTGACCCCTCACATACCAGTACCACAGCCCACCTATTCC CAGGCCAGGGAGAATCTGGTGAAAGCTATC CCACCCAAGCTCCTCTGTCTACTAGCCTGTGGAGGTAAAGATTGTCGCTACGAGGGACCAGAATGCTGGAAGTTGAACCAGCAAGTTATTCGAGGCATTTTCTCCTCCTG GGTAACAGATGACATAGTTGCCATGGCAAGACCATCAAGTTATCTAATTGAGAAGTACAACATCATAGATCAGTTTCAAAG gttaaacaTCAGGTCGATCATTAACATGCAGCTCCCGGGCGAGCATGCTCACTGTGGACCTCCTCTGGACCCTGAAAGTGGTTTCACCTACTCTCCTCAGATCTTCATGGACAATGACA TTTACTTTTATAACTTTGGGATGCCAGATTTTGGAGTGTCATCTCTTGTTGGGTTAATTGACGCAGTGAAGGTTATTGCCTTTGCGGTGAGGGAAGGAAGAGTGGCTGTGCACTGTCATGCAGGCCTGGGGAGGACAG GTGTCCTGATAGCTTGCTACTTAATCTACACCTTGCGCATCAGCCCGAGTGAGGCCGTCCACTTTGTGCGGATTAAACGGCCTCGCTCTATCCAAACCCGGGCACAGATAAGCAAAGTGTTTGATTTTGCTCGCCTGCTTGGCACACAGCTGGTTCAATACCCAGACCTTAGCCTGAGGCACGGAGCCCCTTTCACCCTGCAGCACTATCTAAACCGACAAGCACTCCTACTGCACGGCAAGGAGGCTCGCAATCTCAGACAAACACCAAAG GTGCTGTACCTCCTGTGTGTGCGTCTCTCCTGCTTGGCTCTGGGTCTCCCTTCACCTCCAGAGGTCTATGCTGAACTGGACAAGAGGTCCGCACTTAGGGTCCTGAGCAGCACTGTGAGAGAGACTCTGGTGTCCAAGCAGTACTTGCCCTTGCTGAGAGAAGGTCATAGAAGCTCGTGGGCAGGTTCGGGGTCAATGTCCTCATGGGACGACCCGTTAGGATTCTtggagaggaagagggaggTACTGATGGACAAACGCAGCTACAGTGACTCTGATCTCAGCAAGATCACGGTAAATGAG GGATCGGAGCTGAATCCATACTGCACCACAGCTCTTGGAGATGAGAAACACTGGTGTTTGCCAGAACGTATGCGAGCTGATCTCAGACCAGTTAGTCCGGTTTTTGGTGGGCTTTCATCAGGCTACCAAACCACCAAAAAGGAAACTCATATACTCAATATTCCAGTGTCCAGCATGAGAACAAACAGCAGCTGTGCTAAGCAATCAAAGTGCAAGGCTAAAAAGGCTCTACCCAAATATAGCTCCAATGTGGAG CTGTGCAGAAATCCACATAACCTAGGCCCAACCTCGACGGCTCGTCCTGTAGCTAAAGCAATGGCAGAGCAGGGTCCTCCAGGAGAAACAGTTCTGCAAAGGTCGGCTCTGCTGCAg GAGGAACTGAACAGTAGTGAGTGTGGCTGGGCTCTGCTGGTCACTGAATCAGATCCTCATGTTCTCTGCTGTCTCTTGTGGACCTGGCTGGAGAAGCTCAGG GAACCTGTCCTGAGTGCCGAGGACATAGAAAGACTGAGTATTAGAGCAAGCAACAGGAATCCTCTCAGTGTGCTCAAGAAA CCACAGAGACACACCATTTACTGTGTGCTGAGCTGCGTGAGCACAGTCACCAGCCTGTGTCCACACAGAGAGGAGGCAGTGCTTCACCGACTGATACGGGCACTTACGAGG CGCTCCCAAGAGGAAATGGAAAGCCTTGCACCTCTAATGAAAGTCATGAAAGCCACTTTGAGAGAAACCTTCCACAACTACAGATACTTCACTAGAGCCTGCAGCACCAATGCTACACTTTGA